The genomic stretch TGTGAGACAACAACGGCAACAACTATCACACAACTGCCAATTTACTGCCTCCTGTTGTGGAAATGCGTGAATCAAACTTGACAAAACGACTTAAATGACTGATAGACAGTCCTAATTAGTCCccataataaaatgataattttgtgtCAGGCACATATCCTGCATCTAATAATTGGGCAGTCAGTCCAATCAAAAGTTTTTTCATGCTACCTTCACCAAGAAGCGTATTGTAGCTTGAAGAAAAACAATACATCTTGTTCTGCAATTCTGTCCAACTACATCCTGTTTCCTTCTTCAGCTCTTTCTGTTTCATCATTTTCCTTATCCGGGCTGCTTCATCCCACATATTCAACCTAGCATAAATATTAGACAATGTAACATGAGCTGATGTATCATTCGGATCAATATTTAAAATCTCCTCTGCGGCATATTTTCCCAGAACAAAATCTTTATTTATATTGCAGCCTGACAAAAGACAACGCCAAACCACCTTATCTGGTTTTTCGGGAAAGTTCCTGATAAAGTCGTAAGCTTTTTTAGTCTGCCCTTTACGAGCAAATAGATTGACCATACAAGCTAAGTGATTTGTTCTTGGAGTGATCCCATAGTTATTTTTCATGCTATCGAAGTGGTTTAATCCCTCCTCTAAAAGTCCTCCATGTCCACAGGCAGATAATACTCCAACGAATGTTATATCATTAGGTTTAACTCCATTGTCTTGCATCATACTGTAAATCTCCAAAGCTTCTTTCACAAATCCATGTTGTGCGTAACCTACAAGCATAGTATTCCAAGAAACCAAGTTCTTACAAGGTAGGATATCAAAAACTTTTCGTGCATCGCCCAAACGTCCACATTTAGCATACATATCAATTAGGGTACTTCCAACAACCACATTGGAATCAAAACCAGGCTTCATAATGCGGCAATGAACTTGCTTGCCCCATTCAATAGCTGGCAAATCCCCACAGATGCTCAAAATGCAAGAGTATGTGTGAAGATTAGGTTCGAGCCCCTCAAACAACATCTCTTGGAGAAGTTTGATAGCTTGTTCATAATGACTGGACCTTATATATCCAGCTATTAGTGCATTCCAAGTAACAATGTCATATTCAGTCATTtcttgaaaaattttaaatgattcATCAAGTAGATTGCTCTTTGAGTAAAAGTCCACTAGTGCGTTGCAAACAAAGGTAAACGAATTGAATCCCAGTTTTATGATAGAAGAGTGGAGCTGCATTCCAACTTGAAATTCCTTTGTATCAGTAAAAGCTCCTAGGACAGATGCATATGTTCTTTCACTTGGTTTCAAGCCTGAAGAAAGCAACTTGCAGAAAAGATTAACAGCCTCTCTCCCCTTCCCTTGCTGCACACAACCTCCAATCAAGGCAGTCCAAGCATGCAACTCTGGAGCACCTGCCATGTTAAAAGTGTTATATGCCAAGCCAAGTTGACCACACTTTACATAAAAGTTAACCAACCCAGTGACCACGTACTGATCCATTTTGACACCACATTTCACAATTAGACAATGAATTCCCATTCCAAGTCCCAGACGCTCCTCTGAAGCACAAGCACCCAGCGCGATCCCACATAAGAATTCATTAACCAACACTCCAGCTCTCAAAGACCTCAAGAAAATCCTGAGCCCCTCATCATACTCCCCACACTGACAATGACATGAAATAAGCGAGGCCCAAGTAACTGTATTTGGCTCCAACATAGCATCAAACACAAGCTGAGCTGACTTCAACAACCCACATTTCCCATAAAAGTTAACCAAACAGTTGCTGACAAAGCTATTTAATGCCTCCTCAGCTCTGAATATCCTCCCATGTATCTCTTTCCCAGTTCTTGCAGCCCCTAAGCAAGTACAAGCAGATAACGCTCCCACATATGTATAATGATTTGGAGTAAACCCATCCTCCAGAACCATTGACCTGAAGCTCTCTAAAGCTTTTTCAGATAGACCCATATGAGAATAAGAGGAAATTAACGTTGTCCAGGTGATTACATTCCGTTTGGGCATTTCATCGAAGAGTTTCTGAGCACATTCAATTTCATGGAATGTTAAGTACATGGAGAGTAAGTGATTGTTTGTATATACATCCGGTTTGGACCCATATTTGATGAGTTGTGCATGGGCTGCTTTTCCACTAAGAATAGACTTATTGTTTGTGCATGACCGAATAATCTGAGATAAAGACATCTGGCGAAAGCAGGCATATGTAGACACCAGACGAAGTGTTAGTTGTGACTGTGAGCTATGAAATTATTGGTATTTTTTCCCCAAGTTGCTTGATGCGTGAAGGCGGATTGAATCTTCAATAAAAATTAGTATCAatctttaattttgaaataCAAGCAGATAACGCTCCCAAATATGTATAATGGTTTGGAGTAAACCCAACCTCCAGAACCATTGACCTGAAGAAAGCAACTGCCAATCTCTAGTCTCTACTGAGCCATCTGCCAGAGAGGCCTTCATCACTGGTCAAGAACTCCGCGCCT from Ipomoea triloba cultivar NCNSP0323 chromosome 12, ASM357664v1 encodes the following:
- the LOC115998351 gene encoding pentatricopeptide repeat-containing protein At4g39530-like isoform X1, with the protein product MSLSQIIRSCTNNKSILSGKAAHAQLIKYGSKPDVYTNNHLLSMYLTFHEIECAQKLFDEMPKRNVITWTTLISSYSHMGLSEKALESFRSMVLEDGFTPNHYTYVGALSACTCLGAARTGKEIHGRIFRAEEALNSFVSNCLVNFYGKCGLLKSAQLVFDAMLEPNTVTWASLISCHCQCGEYDEGLRIFLRSLRAGVLVNEFLCGIALGACASEERLGLGMGIHCLIVKCGVKMDQYVVTGLVNFYVKCGQLGLAYNTFNMAGAPELHAWTALIGGCVQQGKGREAVNLFCKLLSSGLKPSERTYASVLGAFTDTKEFQVGMQLHSSIIKLGFNSFTFVCNALVDFYSKSNLLDESFKIFQEMTEYDIVTWNALIAGYIRSSHYEQAIKLLQEMLFEGLEPNLHTYSCILSICGDLPAIEWGKQVHCRIMKPGFDSNVVVGSTLIDMYAKCGRLGDARKVFDILPCKNLVSWNTMLVGYAQHGFVKEALEIYSMMQDNGVKPNDITFVGVLSACGHGGLLEEGLNHFDSMKNNYGITPRTNHLACMVNLFARKGQTKKAYDFIRNFPEKPDKVVWRCLLSGCNINKDFVLGKYAAEEILNIDPNDTSAHVTLSNIYARLNMWDEAARIRKMMKQKELKKETGCSWTELQNKMYCFSSSYNTLLGEVNMWNSVDMKEVVIDDTLASEIYFDETYRVGWPNLLSYPT
- the LOC115998351 gene encoding pentatricopeptide repeat-containing protein At2g33680-like isoform X2 — protein: MSLSQIIRSCTNNKSILSGKAAHAQLIKYGSKPDVYTNNHLLSMYLTFHEIECAQKLFDEMPKRNVITWTTLISSYSHMGLSEKALESFRSMVLEDGFTPNHYTYVGALSACTCLGAARTGKEIHGRIFRAEEALNSFVSNCLVNFYGKCGLLKSAQLVFDAMLEPNTVTWASLISCHCQCGEYDEGLRIFLRSLRAGVLVNEFLCGIALGACASEERLGLGMGIHCLIVKCGVKMDQYVVTGLVNFYVKCGQLGLAYNTFNMAGAPELHAWTALIGGCVQQGKGREAVNLFCKLLSSGLKPSERTYASVLGAFTDTKEFQVGMQLHSSIIKLGFNSFTFVCNALVDFYSKSNLLDESFKIFQEMTEYDIVTWNALIAGYIRSSHYEQAIKLLQEMLFEGLEPNLHTYSCILSICGDLPAIEWGKQVHCRIMKPGFDSNVVVGSTLIDMYAKCGRLGDARKVFDILPCKNLVSWNTMLVGYAQHGFVKEALEIYSMMQDNGVKPNDITFVGVLSACGHGGLLEEGLNHFDSMKNNYGITPRTNHLACMVNLFARKGQTKKAYDFIRNFPEKPDKVEYVG